A single genomic interval of Streptomyces graminofaciens harbors:
- a CDS encoding Rrf2 family transcriptional regulator — protein MRLLRSTDLALRVLMRLAVAGEANPTTREVAADMEVPYTHAAKVVAELQHLGLVAARRGRGGGLALTGAGREASVGFVVRAFEGDGDVVDCEGNAPCPLNSACRLRGALRRAQEAFYASLDPLTVADMVAAPTGPLLLGITSRV, from the coding sequence ATGCGGCTGCTGCGCTCCACCGACCTCGCCCTGCGCGTCCTGATGCGGCTCGCCGTCGCGGGTGAGGCCAACCCTACGACCCGTGAGGTCGCCGCGGACATGGAAGTGCCGTACACGCACGCCGCGAAGGTCGTGGCCGAGCTTCAGCATCTGGGCCTGGTGGCCGCCCGGCGGGGCCGGGGCGGCGGACTCGCGCTCACCGGCGCGGGCCGTGAGGCGTCCGTCGGCTTCGTCGTCCGCGCCTTCGAGGGCGACGGCGACGTGGTCGACTGCGAGGGCAACGCCCCCTGCCCCCTCAATTCCGCCTGCCGCCTGCGCGGCGCCCTGCGCCGGGCCCAGGAGGCCTTCTACGCCTCCCTGGACCCGCTGACGGTGGCGGACATGGTCGCCGCGCCCACCGGTCCGCTGCTGCTGGGGATCACCAGCAGGGTCTAG
- a CDS encoding DUF3105 domain-containing protein yields MSAKNSSSTARKARIEEMRRAERSRERRNRILTIGASVVIVAGLVVGGTVLVRSQSDKSTNADSGKAADANVTGKFVMGDDGVKTWKGKLSQGHPTTSVKYPMTPPVGGDHNPVWQNCNGDVYDKAIKNENAVHSMEHGAVWVTYNSKASDADVKALAEKVKKTPYTMMSPLEAQKDPIMLSAWGVQRTVKSAADPDLDKFFAKYVQGEQTPEPGAACTNGLS; encoded by the coding sequence ATGTCCGCCAAGAACAGCAGCAGCACGGCGCGCAAGGCTCGCATAGAAGAGATGCGCCGTGCCGAGCGCTCCCGCGAGCGCCGGAACCGGATCCTCACCATCGGCGCCAGTGTGGTGATCGTCGCCGGTCTCGTCGTCGGCGGGACGGTCCTGGTCCGCTCGCAGTCCGACAAAAGCACCAACGCGGACAGCGGCAAGGCGGCCGACGCGAACGTCACGGGCAAGTTCGTCATGGGCGACGACGGCGTGAAGACCTGGAAGGGCAAGCTGAGCCAGGGCCACCCGACCACGTCGGTGAAGTACCCGATGACCCCGCCGGTCGGCGGCGACCACAATCCGGTCTGGCAGAACTGCAACGGCGACGTCTACGACAAGGCCATCAAGAACGAGAACGCCGTGCACTCCATGGAGCACGGCGCGGTCTGGGTGACGTACAACAGCAAGGCCTCCGACGCCGACGTCAAGGCGCTCGCGGAGAAGGTCAAGAAGACGCCGTACACGATGATGAGCCCGCTCGAGGCGCAGAAGGACCCGATCATGCTGAGCGCGTGGGGTGTCCAGCGCACGGTGAAGAGCGCGGCCGACCCGGACCTCGACAAGTTCTTCGCGAAGTACGTCCAGGGCGAGCAGACGCCCGAGCCCGGTGCCGCCTGCACCAACGGTCTCTCGTAA
- a CDS encoding S53 family peptidase, with translation MRSTRAALRAGAGLAATLPLLAGALALATPAAQAATGPDRDTLHGTRPAWATAEADKGASADGSRVSARVYLAGRDATGLAAYAKAVSDPSSPSYGRYLSAGQARARFGATKTQIAAVKAWLKSAGLDVTGATRRYVSVSGDVAAAERAFGTQLHNYRKDGHTYRAPARTASAPAALNGAVLTVTGLDTAPHRATHDDELPPPDQVFRNAGPFSSYYGSTVASTLPDAYGTKIPYAVKGYTGKQLRAAYGAGSRTGKGVRVAITDAYASPTIAADAATYASKHGDAAYRGGQLRQVLPRNYTHTTDCNASGWYGEETLDVEAVHAVAPASDIVYVGSASCQDDDLIDALGKIVDGHLADIVSNSWGDIEANQTPDLAAAYDQVFQLGAVEGIGFYFSSGDDGDEVANTGTKQVDTPANSAWVTAVGGTSLAVGKGDAYRWETGWGTLKATLAADGKSWTDFPGAFTSGAGGGTSRTVAQPFYQRGVVPRSLAEANGSTPHRTVPDIAAIADPNTGFLIGQTQTLPSGGQAYDEYRIGGTSLAAPVVAGVQALAQEARGGHPLGFANPAIYARYGTHVFHDVTDDPTGAGLAVARVDYVNGYDAADGVTTSVRTLGRDSSLRAVRGYDDVTGVGSPGKGYVESYRR, from the coding sequence ATGAGATCCACGCGCGCCGCGCTGCGCGCCGGAGCGGGGCTGGCGGCGACGCTGCCCCTGCTCGCCGGCGCACTGGCGCTCGCCACACCCGCGGCGCAGGCCGCGACCGGCCCGGACCGGGACACCCTGCACGGGACCCGGCCCGCGTGGGCCACCGCCGAAGCCGACAAGGGGGCCAGCGCCGACGGCTCCCGGGTCTCCGCCCGTGTCTATCTGGCCGGGCGGGACGCCACGGGCCTCGCCGCGTACGCGAAGGCCGTCTCCGACCCCTCGTCCCCCTCCTACGGCAGGTATCTGAGCGCTGGTCAGGCCCGGGCCCGCTTCGGCGCGACGAAGACGCAGATCGCAGCGGTGAAGGCCTGGCTGAAGTCGGCGGGTCTCGACGTCACGGGTGCGACCCGGCGCTATGTCTCCGTGTCGGGTGATGTGGCCGCCGCCGAGCGGGCGTTCGGCACACAGCTGCACAACTACCGCAAGGACGGCCACACCTACCGTGCCCCCGCGAGGACGGCCTCCGCGCCGGCCGCCCTGAACGGTGCCGTCCTCACCGTCACCGGCCTGGACACCGCCCCGCACCGGGCGACCCACGACGACGAACTGCCGCCGCCGGACCAGGTGTTCCGCAACGCGGGGCCGTTCTCGTCGTACTACGGCTCGACCGTCGCGAGCACCCTCCCCGACGCGTACGGCACGAAGATCCCGTACGCGGTGAAGGGCTACACCGGCAAGCAGTTGCGGGCGGCGTACGGGGCGGGCAGTCGTACGGGCAAGGGGGTGCGGGTCGCGATCACGGACGCGTACGCCTCACCGACGATCGCGGCGGACGCGGCGACGTACGCGTCGAAGCACGGCGACGCGGCCTACCGCGGCGGCCAGTTGCGCCAGGTGCTGCCCCGGAACTACACGCACACGACGGACTGCAACGCATCCGGCTGGTACGGCGAGGAGACCCTCGACGTGGAGGCCGTGCACGCGGTCGCGCCCGCTTCCGACATCGTGTACGTCGGGTCCGCGTCCTGCCAGGACGACGACCTGATCGACGCCCTCGGGAAGATCGTCGACGGGCATCTCGCCGACATCGTCTCCAACTCCTGGGGCGACATCGAGGCCAACCAGACCCCGGACCTGGCCGCCGCCTACGACCAGGTGTTCCAGCTGGGCGCGGTCGAGGGCATCGGCTTCTACTTCTCCTCCGGGGACGACGGCGACGAGGTCGCGAACACCGGCACCAAGCAGGTCGACACCCCGGCGAACTCGGCGTGGGTGACGGCGGTCGGCGGTACGTCGCTGGCGGTCGGCAAGGGCGACGCGTACCGGTGGGAGACCGGCTGGGGCACGCTGAAGGCGACGCTCGCGGCCGACGGCAAGAGCTGGACGGACTTCCCGGGCGCGTTCACGTCGGGCGCGGGGGGTGGCACGAGCAGGACGGTGGCGCAGCCGTTCTACCAGCGGGGCGTCGTACCCCGGTCCCTCGCCGAGGCGAACGGCTCGACGCCGCACCGCACGGTGCCGGACATCGCGGCGATCGCTGACCCCAACACCGGGTTCCTGATCGGCCAGACCCAGACGCTCCCCTCCGGCGGGCAGGCCTACGACGAGTACCGCATCGGCGGCACGTCGCTCGCCGCGCCGGTCGTCGCGGGCGTCCAGGCCCTGGCCCAGGAGGCCCGCGGCGGGCATCCGCTGGGGTTCGCGAACCCGGCGATCTACGCCCGCTACGGCACGCACGTCTTCCACGACGTGACGGACGACCCCACGGGCGCCGGTCTCGCGGTCGCCCGTGTCGACTACGTCAACGGCTATGACGCGGCGGACGGTGTGACGACGTCGGTGCGGACGCTCGGGCGGGACAGCTCGTTGCGGGCGGTGCGGGGATATGACGACGTGACGGGGGTGGGGTCGCCGGGGAAGGGGTACGTGGAGTCGTATCGGCGGTAG
- the panB gene encoding 3-methyl-2-oxobutanoate hydroxymethyltransferase has product MTQLSAAQSAQAGPSDGSKTLYGGKGTRRITVRDLALAKERGEKWPMLTAYDAMTASVFDEAGIPVMLVGDSAGNCHLGYDTTVPVTLDEMTMLSAAVVRGTSRALIVGDLPFGSYQEGPVQALRSATRMVKEAGVGAVKLEGGERSYEQIRLLVESGIPVMAHIGLTPQSVNAMGYRVQGRGEEAAHQLLRDAKAVQDAGAFAVVLELVPAELAAEVTRVLHIPTVGIGAGPETDAQVLVWTDMLGLTGGRVPKFVKKYADLREVMAGAAKAFAEDVVGGTFPLEEHSVH; this is encoded by the coding sequence ATGACGCAGCTTTCGGCTGCCCAGTCTGCACAGGCAGGCCCCTCCGACGGCAGCAAGACGCTGTACGGGGGCAAGGGCACACGCCGTATCACCGTCCGGGACCTCGCGCTCGCCAAGGAGCGGGGCGAGAAGTGGCCCATGCTCACCGCCTACGACGCGATGACCGCGTCCGTGTTCGACGAGGCCGGCATCCCGGTCATGCTCGTCGGCGACTCGGCGGGCAACTGTCACCTCGGGTACGACACCACCGTGCCCGTCACCCTCGACGAGATGACCATGCTGTCGGCGGCCGTCGTACGGGGCACGAGCCGCGCCCTGATCGTCGGCGACCTGCCCTTCGGCTCGTACCAGGAGGGGCCGGTGCAGGCGCTGCGCTCGGCGACCCGGATGGTCAAGGAGGCCGGGGTCGGGGCCGTGAAGCTGGAGGGCGGCGAGCGGTCGTACGAGCAGATCCGGCTGCTGGTGGAGTCCGGCATCCCGGTCATGGCCCACATCGGCCTGACCCCGCAGTCCGTGAACGCCATGGGCTACCGCGTCCAGGGCCGCGGCGAGGAGGCCGCGCACCAGCTGCTGCGCGACGCCAAGGCCGTCCAGGACGCGGGCGCCTTCGCGGTCGTCCTGGAGCTGGTGCCGGCGGAGCTGGCCGCCGAGGTCACGCGCGTGCTGCACATCCCGACGGTCGGCATCGGTGCGGGTCCCGAGACGGACGCGCAGGTGCTGGTCTGGACGGACATGCTCGGCCTGACCGGCGGCCGGGTCCCGAAGTTCGTGAAGAAGTACGCCGACCTGCGCGAGGTCATGGCGGGCGCGGCCAAGGCCTTCGCGGAGGACGTCGTGGGCGGAACGTTCCCGCTGGAGGAGCACTCCGTTCACTAG
- a CDS encoding TetR/AcrR family transcriptional regulator: MSLAGNQAREEGPARGRPRSEAVERSIIEGVMTLLEEGVPLSELSIERVARTVGVGKATIYRRWAGKDELFVDVLRAAEPPDPVLPGTSMRDDLVVLLEAVRRRGLVNRSSAILHNVFAQMKSSPRIWDAYHANVVHPRRRILAGVLRRGRDNGELRADTDLDVVADLVFGPMLVRTIMRPEADLPEDLAERIVDTLLEGLRPTGT, translated from the coding sequence GTGAGCCTCGCCGGCAACCAGGCCAGAGAAGAGGGCCCCGCGCGCGGGCGGCCCCGGAGCGAGGCCGTGGAACGCTCCATCATCGAAGGGGTGATGACGCTTCTGGAGGAGGGTGTCCCCCTCTCGGAGCTGTCCATCGAACGGGTGGCGCGCACCGTCGGCGTCGGCAAGGCCACGATCTACCGCCGCTGGGCGGGCAAGGACGAGCTCTTCGTCGACGTCCTGCGCGCCGCCGAGCCACCCGACCCCGTACTGCCCGGCACCTCGATGCGCGACGACCTGGTCGTCCTGCTGGAGGCCGTACGCCGACGCGGGCTGGTCAACCGGTCCTCGGCGATCCTGCACAACGTCTTCGCCCAGATGAAGAGCAGCCCGCGGATCTGGGACGCGTACCACGCGAACGTCGTCCATCCGCGGCGCAGGATCCTCGCGGGCGTCCTGCGCCGAGGCCGGGACAACGGCGAACTCCGCGCGGACACGGACCTGGACGTCGTCGCCGACCTGGTCTTCGGCCCGATGCTGGTCCGCACGATCATGCGCCCGGAGGCCGACCTTCCCGAGGACCTCGCCGAACGCATCGTCGACACGCTGCTCGAAGGACTGCGCCCGACCGGGACGTAG
- a CDS encoding globin domain-containing protein: MLSDASAATVRATLPAVGAAIDEITERFYDRLFAARPELLRDLFNRGNQAAGTQRQALAGSIAAFAAHLVDRPDERPDAMPHHAMLNRIAHKHASLGICPEQYEVVREHLFAAIAEVLGDAVTPEVAAAWDEVYRLLADTLIAVERRLYEERGAGAGGSRWREWEVVERVRETADVVTLRLRPADGGPLPEHRPGQYVSVRVTLPDGARQIRQYSLSRAPGASLWQIGVKRVRGGQGCPDGEVSNHLHARVDVGDTLSLSAPYGDLVLDQDSGVPLLLASAGIGVTPMIAMLEQLALTGHTAPVTVVHADRSPAEHALRTDQEAYAAKLPDAAVHFWYEHPEPGHPADRTGLMDLSEVAIPTGTRAYLCGPLPFLRAVRAQLVEKGVGAAEIHYEVFGPDLWLARD; encoded by the coding sequence TTGCTGTCCGATGCCTCCGCCGCGACCGTCCGCGCCACCCTCCCCGCCGTGGGCGCGGCCATCGACGAGATCACCGAGCGGTTCTACGACCGGCTGTTCGCCGCCCGTCCGGAGCTGCTCCGGGACCTGTTCAACCGCGGCAACCAGGCCGCGGGCACCCAGCGGCAGGCCCTGGCCGGTTCGATCGCCGCCTTCGCCGCCCACCTCGTGGACCGTCCGGACGAACGGCCCGACGCGATGCCGCACCACGCGATGCTGAATCGCATCGCCCACAAGCACGCCTCCCTGGGCATCTGCCCGGAGCAGTACGAGGTGGTCCGCGAGCATCTCTTCGCGGCGATCGCCGAGGTCCTCGGTGACGCCGTCACCCCCGAGGTCGCGGCCGCCTGGGACGAGGTCTACCGGCTGCTGGCCGACACGCTGATCGCCGTCGAGCGGCGGCTCTACGAGGAGCGCGGGGCCGGGGCCGGTGGATCGCGGTGGCGGGAGTGGGAGGTCGTCGAGCGGGTGCGGGAGACCGCCGACGTCGTCACCCTCCGGCTCCGCCCGGCCGACGGCGGGCCCCTGCCCGAGCACCGGCCGGGGCAGTACGTGTCCGTGCGGGTCACACTCCCGGACGGCGCCCGGCAGATACGCCAGTACAGCCTGTCCCGCGCGCCGGGAGCCTCGCTGTGGCAGATCGGCGTGAAGCGCGTACGCGGCGGACAGGGCTGCCCCGACGGCGAGGTCTCGAACCACCTGCACGCGCGCGTGGACGTCGGCGACACCCTGAGCCTCTCGGCCCCGTACGGCGATCTCGTCCTCGACCAGGACTCCGGAGTGCCCCTGCTGCTCGCCTCCGCCGGTATCGGGGTGACCCCGATGATCGCCATGCTGGAGCAGCTCGCGCTCACCGGTCACACGGCCCCGGTCACGGTCGTGCACGCCGACCGCTCCCCCGCCGAGCACGCCCTGCGCACCGACCAGGAGGCATACGCGGCGAAGCTCCCGGACGCGGCCGTGCACTTCTGGTACGAGCACCCGGAACCTGGGCATCCGGCCGACCGCACCGGGCTCATGGACCTCTCGGAGGTCGCGATTCCGACGGGCACGCGCGCGTACCTGTGCGGCCCGCTGCCGTTCCTGCGCGCGGTGCGGGCCCAGCTCGTCGAGAAGGGCGTCGGGGCGGCCGAGATCCACTACGAGGTGTTCGGACCCGACCTGTGGCTGGCCCGGGACTGA
- a CDS encoding endonuclease/exonuclease/phosphatase family protein, which produces MAQAYVTETGGGADQGREGSRIRRLRGWFGSWRGDRRIWRRGVVVAVLALLLALVLVLHARVPNSVGNLGSLTETFLPWLGVLIPLLLVLALVRRSATALIALLVPSVVWLNLFGGLVTDKTGSGGELTVATHNVNADNTDPSGTATDIAKSGADVVALEELTETVVPLYESTLEAVYPYHEVVGTVGLWSKYPMSDTEAVDIKLGWKRAMRSTVTTPEGKIAVYVAHLPSVRVKLAAGFTARQRDKSADALGEAIADEPIEHVVLLGDLNGTMNDRALNAVTAQMRSTQGAAGSGFGFSWPASFPMARIDQIMVRGMEPLASWALPATGSDHLPVAARVTIDTSGD; this is translated from the coding sequence ATGGCGCAGGCGTATGTGACGGAGACGGGCGGCGGCGCGGATCAGGGCCGCGAAGGGTCCCGGATTCGGCGCCTGCGCGGTTGGTTCGGCAGTTGGCGCGGCGACAGGCGCATCTGGCGCCGGGGAGTCGTCGTGGCCGTCCTGGCGCTGCTGCTGGCCCTGGTGCTGGTGCTGCACGCGCGGGTCCCGAACTCCGTGGGCAACCTCGGCAGCCTCACCGAGACGTTCCTGCCCTGGCTGGGCGTCCTCATCCCGCTGCTGCTGGTGCTCGCGCTGGTCCGCAGGTCCGCGACGGCGTTGATCGCGCTCCTCGTCCCCTCGGTGGTCTGGCTGAACCTCTTCGGCGGACTGGTCACCGACAAGACCGGCAGCGGCGGCGAGCTCACCGTCGCCACGCACAACGTCAACGCGGACAACACGGACCCCTCGGGCACGGCCACCGACATCGCCAAGTCGGGCGCGGACGTCGTGGCCCTGGAGGAGCTGACCGAGACGGTCGTACCGCTCTACGAGAGCACGCTGGAGGCCGTGTACCCGTACCACGAGGTCGTCGGCACGGTCGGGCTGTGGAGCAAGTACCCGATGAGCGACACCGAGGCCGTCGATATCAAGCTCGGCTGGAAACGCGCGATGCGCTCGACGGTCACCACCCCCGAGGGAAAGATCGCGGTGTACGTCGCCCATCTGCCCTCGGTCCGGGTGAAGCTGGCGGCCGGGTTCACCGCCCGCCAGCGCGACAAGAGCGCCGACGCGCTCGGCGAGGCAATCGCCGACGAGCCGATCGAGCACGTCGTCCTCCTCGGGGACCTCAACGGCACGATGAACGACCGCGCCCTCAACGCCGTCACCGCCCAGATGCGCTCCACCCAGGGCGCGGCGGGCAGCGGCTTCGGCTTCAGCTGGCCGGCGTCGTTCCCGATGGCCCGGATCGACCAGATCATGGTCCGGGGGATGGAACCGCTGGCGTCCTGGGCCCTGCCGGCGACCGGAAGCGACCACCTGCCGGTGGCGGCACGGGTGACGATCGACACGTCGGGGGACTGA
- a CDS encoding MFS transporter has translation MTTPVPVERRVPEAVHRRRWAILGVLMLSLLIVVLDNSILNVAIKTISTPAPTGLGATQSELEWAINAYTLVFAGLLFSAGLLGDRLGRKKVLLGGLVVFGLGSALAAESGSPVQLIVFRAVMGIGAAFVMPATLAVLMNVFERDEQPKAIGIWAGGVGLAIAIGPITGGVLLDHFWWGSVFLINVPIVVLALGLMIWLVPDSRDPNPGRIDPVGVLLSVVGLVLLVYGIIRGGQLADFTDATVLGTIVAGLVVLAAFVVFEKRSDHPSIDVTYFRNKVFSAAIGVIALVFFSLMGVTFFSVFYTQTVRGYSPLQTGLLMLPLAVAQLVFAPRARLVVDRFGNKATCTAGMATIAVTLASFATLDADTPIWLLEVIFFFMGAGMAHIMTPTSVVIMQALPREKAGSASALSNTFRQVGGALGIAVLGSVLSASYRGSIEDKLPAGAPHAAAESIEATLGLAARLGPQGESLVAPAHDAFLHAMHMTALCGAAVAVIGVVVVAVCLPGRTGASQQGGKEEELVTADQ, from the coding sequence ATGACTACTCCTGTCCCTGTCGAGCGGCGGGTCCCCGAAGCGGTGCACCGGCGGCGCTGGGCGATTCTCGGTGTGCTGATGCTGAGCCTGCTGATCGTGGTGCTCGACAACTCGATCCTGAACGTCGCCATCAAGACCATCTCGACCCCTGCCCCGACCGGCCTCGGCGCCACCCAGAGCGAGCTGGAGTGGGCGATCAACGCCTACACGCTCGTCTTCGCCGGTCTGCTGTTCAGCGCGGGTCTGCTCGGCGACCGGCTGGGCCGCAAGAAGGTGCTGCTCGGCGGGCTCGTGGTCTTCGGCCTCGGCTCGGCGCTCGCCGCCGAGTCGGGCTCGCCGGTCCAGCTGATCGTGTTTCGCGCGGTCATGGGCATCGGCGCCGCCTTCGTGATGCCCGCCACGCTCGCCGTCCTGATGAACGTCTTCGAGCGCGACGAGCAGCCCAAAGCCATCGGCATCTGGGCGGGTGGCGTGGGCCTCGCCATCGCCATCGGCCCGATCACCGGCGGCGTCCTCCTCGACCACTTCTGGTGGGGCTCGGTCTTCCTGATCAACGTGCCGATCGTGGTGCTGGCGCTGGGCCTGATGATCTGGCTGGTGCCCGACTCCCGCGACCCGAACCCGGGCCGGATCGACCCCGTCGGCGTGCTGCTCTCCGTCGTCGGCCTCGTCCTGCTCGTCTACGGCATCATCCGGGGCGGCCAGCTCGCCGACTTCACCGACGCCACCGTCCTCGGGACCATCGTGGCCGGGCTCGTGGTCCTCGCCGCCTTCGTCGTGTTCGAGAAGCGCAGCGACCACCCGTCCATCGATGTCACGTACTTCAGGAACAAGGTCTTCTCGGCCGCCATCGGTGTCATCGCCCTCGTCTTCTTCTCCTTGATGGGCGTGACGTTCTTCTCGGTCTTCTACACCCAGACCGTCCGCGGCTACTCGCCTCTGCAGACCGGTCTGCTGATGCTGCCGCTGGCCGTCGCACAGCTCGTCTTCGCACCCCGCGCCCGGCTGGTCGTCGACCGCTTCGGCAACAAGGCCACCTGCACGGCGGGCATGGCCACGATCGCCGTCACCCTGGCCTCGTTCGCCACGCTCGACGCGGACACCCCCATCTGGCTGCTGGAGGTCATCTTCTTCTTCATGGGCGCCGGAATGGCCCACATCATGACCCCGACCAGCGTCGTCATCATGCAGGCCCTGCCCCGCGAGAAGGCCGGCTCCGCCTCCGCGCTCAGCAACACCTTCCGCCAGGTCGGCGGCGCCCTCGGTATCGCCGTACTCGGCTCGGTGCTCTCCGCCTCGTACCGCGGCTCCATCGAGGACAAGCTCCCGGCCGGCGCACCGCACGCCGCCGCCGAGTCCATCGAGGCCACCCTCGGCCTCGCCGCCCGCCTCGGCCCGCAGGGAGAGTCCCTCGTCGCCCCGGCGCACGACGCCTTCCTGCACGCCATGCACATGACCGCGCTGTGCGGGGCGGCCGTGGCCGTGATCGGTGTGGTGGTCGTCGCGGTCTGCCTGCCCGGACGCACCGGAGCATCACAACAGGGTGGAAAAGAGGAGGAGTTGGTGACCGCCGACCAGTGA
- a CDS encoding MFS transporter, translating into MPLALLALAVGAFGIGTTEFVTMGLLPDVAADLGISIPSAGHLVSAYALGVVVGAPLLAAATARMPRRKVLIWLMVLFVAGNALSALAPDEHWLLAARFLSGMPHGAFFGVGAVVATNLVAPERKARSVSLMFLGLTVANIAGVPVATLMGQHFGWRVTFLGVSAIGLAAIAALALLLPTEGAQAGRGSASGSASAGLRGELTALRSLPVWLALGTTVAGFAALFSAYSYITPMLTDSAGYAETSVTLLLALFGVGATVGNLVGGRLADHSMRGTLFGGLTSLIVVLSLFPALMSTQWSAALAVILLGVAAFITGSPLQLMVMEKAAAAPSLASSANQAAFNLANAGGAWIGGLSLAAGFGATAPAVAGAVLAVLGLGVAGVAYGVDARRAAAPRAGQGRVVASYVPGEAETVHA; encoded by the coding sequence ATGCCCCTGGCCCTGCTCGCTCTCGCCGTAGGAGCCTTCGGTATCGGCACGACCGAGTTCGTGACGATGGGCCTGCTGCCCGACGTCGCGGCCGACCTCGGCATCTCGATCCCCTCGGCCGGGCACCTGGTCTCGGCGTACGCGCTGGGTGTCGTCGTGGGCGCCCCGCTGCTCGCGGCGGCGACGGCCCGTATGCCCCGCCGCAAGGTCCTGATCTGGCTGATGGTCCTGTTCGTGGCGGGCAACGCGCTGTCGGCGCTCGCGCCCGACGAGCACTGGCTGCTCGCCGCCCGCTTCCTCAGCGGGATGCCGCACGGGGCGTTCTTCGGAGTGGGCGCGGTCGTCGCCACGAACCTGGTGGCCCCCGAACGCAAGGCCCGCTCCGTCTCGTTGATGTTCCTCGGGCTGACCGTCGCGAACATCGCCGGTGTGCCGGTGGCGACGCTCATGGGCCAGCACTTCGGCTGGCGGGTGACGTTCCTCGGCGTGAGCGCGATCGGCCTGGCGGCCATCGCGGCCCTGGCTCTGCTGCTGCCGACGGAGGGCGCGCAGGCCGGTCGTGGGAGTGCGAGTGGGAGTGCGAGTGCGGGCCTGCGCGGCGAACTGACAGCTCTGCGCTCCCTGCCCGTCTGGCTCGCCCTCGGCACGACGGTCGCGGGCTTCGCCGCGCTCTTCTCGGCGTACAGCTACATCACGCCGATGCTCACGGACTCCGCCGGTTACGCCGAGACCAGCGTGACCCTGCTGCTGGCGCTGTTCGGTGTCGGGGCGACGGTGGGCAACCTGGTGGGCGGCCGTCTCGCGGACCACTCGATGCGGGGGACCCTGTTCGGTGGCCTGACGTCCCTGATCGTGGTCCTGAGCCTCTTCCCGGCCCTGATGTCCACCCAGTGGAGCGCGGCGCTGGCGGTGATCCTGCTGGGTGTGGCGGCGTTCATCACGGGCTCACCGCTCCAGCTGATGGTCATGGAAAAGGCCGCGGCGGCCCCCTCCTTGGCCTCCTCGGCCAACCAGGCGGCCTTCAACCTGGCGAACGCGGGCGGCGCCTGGATCGGCGGCCTGTCGCTGGCAGCGGGCTTCGGCGCGACGGCTCCGGCTGTGGCGGGAGCGGTGCTGGCGGTGCTGGGCCTGGGCGTCGCGGGCGTGGCGTACGGGGTGGATGCGCGCCGGGCGGCTGCTCCGAGGGCGGGGCAGGGGCGTGTGGTGGCATCGTATGTGCCGGGTGAGGCGGAGACCGTCCACGCCTGA